The Chitinophaga niabensis genome segment CCCAGGAATTGCTGTTTATATTTATCATTGCCGGTGCCGTGGTATTGGTGATCTGGACGCTGAAGGACCTGAAAAAGCCCGGAAAGTCAGACAGCAAACCCAAGTCATCCTCCAACCCCTCCAATGACCAGCAATCAGTAATACTGCCTTTACAATTACAGGCATATGAGCGGATCGTATTGTTCGTGGAGCGCATTTCTCCCCAAAGCCTGATCAGCCGCATCAATCAGCCCGGTTTTTCCGTACTGGACATGCAGATAGGCATGGTATCAAGCATTAAGTCTGAATATGATCATAATGTATCCCAGCAGATCTATGTAACGGCAGCTGCCTGGGAAGCGGTTAAAACCGTAAAGGAACAGACTATTTCCATCATCAACCAGGTGGCACTGAAACTGCCGCCGGATGCAAATGCCATTGAGCTGAATAAGCAGCTGCTGGAGTTGTTCATGGCACAGAAAGAATCCCCTGCAGAGATTGCGGCAGAGATCATCAATGCGGAAGCTAAAAAATTAATGCAATAATTAAGGGGGCTGAGAAAAAGGCCCCTTATAAATTCTTCTCCCTGATCACTTCATTGAGCAGGTATCCTTTTCCGTTAAAGTGAATATAAAGCGGTGTGGAAGCATACCAGGCCCTTTGCTGTTTTGCATGTACCTGGATGTGCAGATGCGGTTCCGTACTGAACCCTGAATTCCCTACTCTTCCCAGCGGCTGCCCTGTTACTACCGTATCCCCTTCCTGCACAAACACTCCATCCTTTTTCAGATGTCCCATAAACACATAAAAGGAATCTGTTTCTATCAGCACCATATTTGTATTCTTTGGCCCCCTTTGCATATTGGGTGGAATATTATCCGGGTTACCGCCGTAAGCACGGATCACTTTTCCTGCGCAGGGGCTGTATATGGTATCCCCGTAAATAGCATAATCCTCCAGGTCCTTCGAAAAGATGTGGTTGCCCCTTGTGCCATCCTTGTTGAGCTTAATAATATCCATGGCATAGATGGCGCCGCGTAAGCTGAAATGGAAGATATTGGTAGGTAATCCCTTCCCACCCTGTAAAACAAAATAACGCCCTTTTTTAAGCGGAAAATCAAGTTCAACAGTTTGCGGTGTGCCTGTTGTGCCGGTGAAATATAAAATGCTGGCAGTGCCCAGCAAAATGGTCAAAACAACCTTATACCATACAGCCCCTGTACGGAGCTTTACCTGCCGTTTCCATAAGAACAGCAGCGCCAGTAACAGGTATATGATCCCGAAAGCAAACTTGCAATAAATGCTCAGGAACACCCAGGTACCAAAGAGGTAAATGAACACCGCCATTGAAACAGACAGTGCTGCTGTAAAGACGGCATCTTTTAAAGGCTGCCGGGTAGCCCTGTAAAAAAGGAAAATGCTCAGCATTGCCAATCCTACCGTAAAGCCCAGTAACAAATAAGTGATCATAGCCAGCGCAACAAATTTTATCGCAATTTATCGTTTTTAAAGTAACATTGTAAATATGGAAAAGAAGATCAGTACCGATTCAGGCATAGTTATTCAGCCACTCTATACCAATCCCGTACCGATGGAGGAAATGCCCGGCAGTTTTCCTTTTACAAGAGGCATCCACGCTTCCATGTACCGGGATAAACTCTGGACCATGCGGCAGTATGCTGGTTTCAGCACTGCGGAAGAATCCAACAAGCGTTACCATTACCTGCTCAGCCAGGGCGTAATGGGCCTTAGTGTGGCTTTTGACCTGCCCACCCAGATAGGATATGATTCTGACCATGCCATGGCAGAAGGAGAAGTAGGAAAAGTAGGTGTGGCCATAGATTCCATTGAAGATATGGAAATACTGTTCTCCGGGATAGACCTGGAAAAAGTATCCACCTCCATGACCATCAACGCTACAGGTTTTATACTCCTTGCCTTTTATATCGCGCTCGCCAAAAAACAGGGTGCCGATCTGAAACAGATCTCCGGCACTATTCAGAATGATATACTCAAGGAATATGCGGCGCGCGGCACTTTCATCTATCCGCCGCAACCATCTATGCGGCTGATCACAGACATCTTTGATTATTGCAGCCGCGAAGTACCCAAATGGAATACCATTTCCATCAGTGGTTATCATATCCGGGAAGCAGGTGCCAATGCTGTGCAGGAGCTGGCTTTCACCTTATCCAACGGCAAGGCCTACCTGAAAGCCGCATTGGAAAAGGGCCTGGACATCAACGTATTTGCAAAACGTTTGAGTTTCTTTTTCAATGCTCATAATCATCTCTTTGAAGAAGTAGCCAAGTTCCGTGCAGCGCGGAACATGTGGGCACATATCACAAAAGCGTTAGGGGCTACTGATCCGAAAGCACAGATGCTGCGCTTCCATACCCAAACGGGTGGCAGTACTTTAACGGCACAGCAACCACATAACAATATCGTAAGGGTAGCTGTTCAAACCCTTGCTGCCACCTTAGGCGGCACACAATCCCTCCATACCAACGGGTACGATGAAGCCATCTCTTTACCTACGGAAGCTGCCGCCCGCATTGCATTGCGTACGCAACAGATCATCGGGTACGAAAGCGGCATTGCAGATACCGTTGATCCGCTTGCCGGTTCTTTCTATGTGGAAAGCCTCACCAAAGAAGTGGAAACAAAAGCATGGCAGCTCATAGAAAAGATCGATGCGATGGGAGGTTCCGTGAGCGCCATTGAACAGGGATTCATCCAGGATGAAATTGCACGCAGTGCTTATCAATACCAGAAAGAGATCGAGAACGGCGAAAAGGTGATCGTAGGCGTGAATAAATTTGTAGTGCAGGAAGAACCGGATGGAGATGTATTCCGTATAGACGACAGCATCCGCAAAGTGCAATCAGAGAAACTGGCCTCCCTGCGTGCCCGGAGGGATAACGAAAAAGCCCATGCCCTGCTCACGGCACTGGAAGCACGTGCGCTTACCACAGAAAACCTGATGCCGCTGGTAGTGGAAGCCGTAGAAAATTTCTGTACCCTGGGGGAAATTGCAGATGCCCTGCGTAAAGTATGGGGTGAGTACAGGGGGATATAATTTGATTATCTTGCAGCAGCTTTTAGCTTAACCATTACCATGAGTCTAATTAATTACCAACAGTGTCCTGTTTGCGGATCGGAAAAGATCAGCAGCAAAATAACAGCCAGGGACTATACCGTATCTAAAAAGAGTTTCGACATCTGGGAGTGTGCCGTATGCACCGGCCGCTTTACCCAGGACGTTCCTGATATCAACAACATCGGTCAATATTACCAGTCATCCGAATACATTTCCCATTCAGAAACACGCGAAGGCCTGATCAACCGCCTCTATCATAGTGTACGTAAGATCACCATGCGCTCCAAACAGAATTGGGTAAAATCCGCATCCGGCGTAAAGCAGGGCAGCCTGCTGGATATCGGTAGCGGCACCGGCGCTTTCCTGCATTACATGAAACAGCTGGGTTGGGAAGTAACAGGGCTGGAACCGGATGCAGGCGCCAGGCAAAATGCAAAAGAGATCTACAATGTTGAATCCAGTTCTGTAGAAAACCTCTTCACTTTAGCACCTGCCCAGTTTGATTGCATTACCATGTGGCATGTACTGGAACATGTACATAACCTCCATGGTTATATTGAACAGATCCGCAAGCTCTTAAAACCAGGCGGCGCCTTACTCATAGCCGTACCAAATTATACTTCCACCGATGCCCGCATCTATGGGCAGGATTGGGCTGCATATGATGTACCCAGGCATCTTTATCACTTTTCTCCGCAATCCATGGATATGTTGTTACACGAACATAAGATCCGCATTGACCAAAAACACCCCATGGTATTTGATGCTTTTTATGTGAGCCTGCTGAGTGAGAAAAATAAACATGGTGGTAATGGAATGATCAAAGGAGGCTGGAACGGATTACGTTCTTACTGGAAGGCCTGGAGGCATGTGGAGAAGTGCAGTTCTATCGTGTATGAATGTAAAGCTGAAGAAGAATAAGATAAAAAGCCGGCAACTCAATTTGCCGGCTTTTTATCTGGATAATCTTCTTCATCCCTCAGGCTGATCTCATCTGCCGTAGGAAAATTAGCCGGTACCGGATAAGTTACTTTACCTGTTGCCAGCCATTCTGTTACCCTGATCATCGTTGTCTGAAAGCCAATACACCGGTAACTCAGGGGATAGGTCTCCCCTTTCCAGAGATGGCCCATGCTTGAACTATATACATGCCCCTTTCCATATTTCACGATCCATTCAACCGGCCACATTTTATGTGTTGCAGAACTATCATAGGCAAAGGATAATACCGTAAGATTTTCAGCAGGCCCGCGGGGATAGTTATACACTTCCGTAGAAGCCGTTTTCCACCGGGCAGGATAACCCTTATTGACCGGATGCCGGTCCAGGACCTGCACCACTGCATTGAACCTGCTGCCATGCCCCGTTCCCTCTCCTTCTCCGGGAGGTATCCGTACAATATGTTTATTACTGTCGATCTCAATAGCATAACCGGTAGTTCTGGAACGCCAGCCGATCCCGATCATCTTATTGTATCCTTCCCAATGTGGGAAGGCATTATTACCTGAATGAAGCACATATAAAGAACCGCCTTTCCGCACATAATCTTCCAGCGCCAGCTCTGCATTCCGTGGCCAGCGTAAGGCCAGGTTAAAAACATTATTGGTGTTCTGGATCACTACCGCATATTTTTTAAATGACGGTTCCCATGCACTATCCGGCACAACGGTAACAATATCCACTTTAAAGCGCCCGCTTTCTTCCAGTATACGTTTTGTCAGTTCACTGGTTTGCTTCCAGTCGTGATTACTGAACCCGTCTATGATCAGCACAGGGATCGGTTGTTCTTTCTGAAATGAAAAAAAGACAAAGAAAATGCAGGCCAGGTATTTCATGCTTTAAGAGGCTTTTTTCAGTGGTACGCTTCCCTTCTTTGGATGCACCAGTTTCAATTCTTCAATCAGATGTTTAGCCCCTGCGAATTTGTCCACGATGAATAGTACATACCGGATATCTACCATGATGTTCCTGCAAATGGTAGCATCGTAGTTAATATCACTCATGGTGCCTTCCCATGTACGGTCGAAATTAAGACCGATAAGGTTGCCATAGGCATCCAGCGCAGGGCTGCCGGAATTACCACCGGTAGTATGATTGGAGGCAATGAAACATACCGGCATTTTGCCGTTTGCTCCGTATTGCCCGTAATCTTTCTTTGCATACAGGTCGCGCAGTTTTTCGGGTACATCAAATTCATAATCGCCGGGTTTGTACTTTTCCATTACGCCATCCAGTGTAGTGGAAATATCATAGGTCACTGCATCACGGGGATTATAACCGTTCACTTTTCCATAGGTGATACGGAGTGTGCTATTGGCATCTGGGTAGAACCGTTTGTCTTTCATCACATCCATTTGCGCCTGCATGTATTGGCGTTGCAGGCGGTTAATTTCAGGCTGCAGGGCATCATAGGGTTTGTTGATGAAATCGATATAACCATTCCTTAAACCTATCATTAAGCGGGTAGCAGGGTCTTTCCATACTTCTTCTGAAACACTTTTGAAAGGTTTGTTCAGGAAGGCTTCCAGCTTATCATAGCTGGTTAAGGCAGATTGATCATACATTTTATTGGCCGTGGTCCTTCCGTCCTTATTTGTTTCCATCCAGATCTGGTAGGCTTCTCCACCTATTTTATTGGAAGGTACTTCCTTGAAATAGATGTCCAGCAGTGCTACAGCTACTTCGCGGTCTACATTGTTATTGTAGTTCTGGTATTGCGGTTTTACTTTATCCAGGAATTGCTGCCTGAGCTGTGCGTAGTTCTCTTCCCCTTTCAGCCTGGTTTCCTGTAGTAAGGAGATGAGGCCATTTGCGAAACCTAACAACTCTGTACTGCGTAACAGTTCTGTGTAATAATCACGTGCGATAGTGGCAGGCGCTCCTTCTTTATAGAGGTTGTTGAGAGAGTCCAGCAGTCCTCCGTAGGTTGCACGGTAAACAGGATTGGCCTGTACCAGTTGCCGGAAGCGGGCTTCCTGTTGCAGTTTACGCTGGATACCACCTGTCTGGCGTACACCCTGCATCTCTCCTATCCATTTTTTCCAGGCATTGGCAGTGCTGGCATATTTTGCGGCGTATTGAATTTTGATCTGTTCATCCTTCCGCATAAAACCATCTATCACTTTCAGGGCCGCATCGCGCATTTGAACACGAGCAGGGTCCTGGCCTTCCACCGTGAGCTTCATGGCTTCTGAGGGCAGGTATTCATTCGTACGGCCGGGGAAACCAAATACCATGGTAAAATCATTGGAAGCAATACCATCCAGCGAAATAGGCAGGAAGTGTTTGGGTTTCAGGGGCACATTATCCTTTGAAAATTCTGCGGGCAGGTTGTCTTTACCGGCATAGATCCGGAAGATCGAAAAATCTCCTGTATGGCGTGGCCATACCCAGTTATCAGTATCTGCTCCAAACTTACCGATGGAAGAGGGCGGCGCACCTACCAGGCGTACATCTTTATAGGTTTCTGTTACAAAAAGGAAATATTGATTGCCATCGAAGAAAGGTTTGATCACCAGGTCCTGGTAACTTTCCTTTTTCGCATTTGTGCGGATGGTATTGAGGTTCTTGTCTATGGCAGATTGTCTCTCCCTTTCATTCAGGCTTCCGGTAACACCCTGCAAAGCCTGCTGTGTGATATCTTCTATCCTTACTATAAAAGTAGCGGTTAAACCGGGATTAGGTAATTCTTCCTGTTTATTACGTGCCCAGAAACCATTGTCCAGGTAATTATCCTGCAGGGAAGAATGTTTTTGAATAGCATCATAACCACAGTGGTGATTGGTTAAGAGGAGGCCCTGGGAAGAAATGATCTCACCGGTACAAAAACCGCCGAAGCTTACGATGGCATCTTTCAGGCTGCCTTTGTTCAGGCTGTAGATATCGGCGGCGCTGATCTTCATGCCCATTCCTTTCATCTCCTTTTCATTCAGCCTGTTAAGCAGCTGGGGTAACCACATACCTTCCGTGGCATGTGCAGAAAGATGGGTGAAGAACAATACCGGTAACAACAGGTACTTCCCTAAAAGTTGCCTCATATGATTGTGTTTGGTGAATCAAAGCGGCAATTTAGGGAAAAAAGAGGATGTAAGGCCCAACACCTTACATCCCTTTCTTTCATTAATAGAGGTAATTCAGCGCCACCTTGTCGTTTGTGTTGAAGGTACGGTTACCGCCATTGGAGCAGGCCAGCATCCAGGAGCCGGCATCAGGGCCGGTTGGTGTTCCGGGAATGTGTACGGCACCAATACTGCCGGCACCTTCATTACCGGCACCACTGCTGCCGCAGCTGTAAGCGCGGTTCATGTAGTCTGTATGGCGGAAGCCGATACAATGCCCCAGTTCATGCTGAATAACAGAACCCACATAATTCACATTAGGATTGGACCCATAGGCCTGCGGATGTGTGTTCATACTGATGCTGTTGTAGGGATTACCGCTACTGGTGGGAAATCCTGCGTAACCCAGTGTAATAAAACCGCCGCTGGGCCCTTCATAGAATCCCTGGATGGTTACATTCGCAGTACCTGAAGTAACACGTTGGAAAGTGAGGGATAATCCCAATGCATTGTAACGTGAAATAGCCAGGTCAGTACCCTGAATGAAGGCATTACCCAGGTTCACTACTTTAATTTTGATCACGCGGGGCAGATTCCTCACCAGGTTATTGGTGCGGTACTGTTCTACTTCTGCGATGCGCAGGTTAGGCGTGGAAGTTTCTGCAGCGAGAGTTTCCTTATCCAGGAAGATGTCTCCTTCAATAAGATAACCGCCATTGTAATTGCGTACATTTTCCGTGCTGAAACCTCTTGATTTAATAAGGTCCTGTACCTGCCGGGGAATTTCAGATGGTGCAGGTTCTGCTTTGGTGGCTTCTTTCTGACAAGAAGCAATAACGATACCTGCCATCATGAACAGGCATAACAGGATAGATCTTGTTTGCTTTTTCATAGCACTCAGATTTTGGGTTTTGGTTTGTGAATAAAAGATGCTCATGCCGTGCTGTATATAAGCACAGAAAAACAAGGTTTTACCAGATGGCGAAAAAAAGAATAACGGGCGCTGGTTAAGCGTCTACGGGTTAATGCATATGTTTAGATTTTGAATTCTGTTTGCTCTTGACGATGTTTAGATATGTTGCTCTCTGTCTGGTGATTTTGGAAACGGTCTTTCTATTTTCAATAATACTATTTTTTTTACTGATAAAAAAAATTTGATAGCTTTAGCTCATGTATCGCCCAATACCCTATTTGTATTTTCTCTTAACCCTCTGCATATGGGCTATCATCGCTCCATCTGCCACCATCGCTCAATCGCGGCGGTTTGTTATCCTTTCTGAAGATACATCTTACCAACGCGGCGCCAGTTCATTTTATGTTGTAAAATTTTCTGCCTTTCCCGGCGAATCAGTTTTGCATCGATTGCAATTAGTTCGGTCTATCAATGCACTGGAGCATATTGTAAAACAGTTACCAGCAGATACTACTGTTAAAGTATGGCGGGCTAACAATAACTGGAAAGCATCTGATGCTTTGTTAAATAAACTGGAAGCCCTGCAGCCGGAAGATAGTATTGAATTGATGGTGCAGCCTCATACAGTTCTGAGGGTAGCGAAAAAAGACTGGCAAACATTCATTGCACAACCTTCCATACAGTTTGCAGATATTCCCCGTTCACCCACAACGGAGATCATGATCAATACGGCCAATGCTACATTAAATACTATTACTACACTACAGCAACGCATACCTGCTTTACAGGGAGAAGGCATGCGCGTTTCCCTCAAAGAAACATTATACGATACACTGGACCTGGACCTGCTGCAACGTTATGTACCCGGTTCTTTAGCAGCCACCGTTATAGCCCCGCATGCAACCATCATGGCTACACTCATTGCAGGTGCAGGAAACTCAGCCCCTTCCGGAACGGGTGTTGCAAAGAAAGCGCAACTGGCCTCTTCGGATTTTAAGAACCTCTTCCCCGATGCGGTTCCTTATTTCAGTCAAAACAATATTGCGCTGCAAAATCATTCCTATGGAGTGGGTATTGAAAATAACTATGGGCTGGAAGCAGCAGCATATGATGAACAGATCTTTAACACCGATACCTTACTGCATGTTTTTTCTTCCGGCAACATTGGTGTACAAACACCCAATGCAGGGCTTTACAATGGCATAACAGGTTTTGCCAACCTGTCCGGCACTTTCAAACAGGCCAAAAATCTTTTGGTGATAGGTGGTACGGATGGAGATAACAATATACCGGTGGCCAGTTCCAAAGGACCTGCTTTTGATGGAAGAGTGAAACCGGAACTGGTAGCTTATGGAGAAGATGGAACTTCCGGTGCTGCAGCACTTGTTTCCGGCGTCGGTCTTTTATTACAGGAACAGTATAAACTTGCTTTTCAGCACATACCACCTGCATCCCTATTAAAAGCCATACTGATCAACAGCGCCGATGATATTGACCACCCTGGTGTGGATCACAGCAGTGGTTTCGGTGCCCTGAATGCATGGCAGGCTGTAAACACCATCACACAACAAAGATTTGCGGCAGCCCATGTTACTAACGGATCAGTATACACGCAAACGCTGAATGTACCCGAAGCTGCATATGCATTGAAGGTTACCATGTGTTATACTGATCCTCCCGCCACTGTAAACAGCGCACGGGCATTGATCAACGATCTGGACCTTTGGGTAACAGATGCAGCCGGGAACCGTTATGAACCATGGATCCTGAGTACAGCCCCTCACCTGGATTCATTGCGCAAAAATGCCCGTACCGGAAGAGATAGTTTAAACAATGTGGAACAGGTATATGTAGCATTACCTGCTGCCGGTACCTACACGATCCATGTAAAAGGATACAACATCACAACAGCCATACAAAAATTCCACCTTGCCTGGCAGCTCACCCCATTGTTATCCTTCGATTGGGAACCACCCATAGCAGAAAGGCTCCAATGGAAAACAAACATCACCGGCAAAGGGAATATCTCTTATAGCCTGAACAACGGCGTTAGCTGGCAACCGCTAACAACAGACGCCACCGTGGAAAGCGGGCGTTTCAGCTGGGCAGCGCCCAACATCTTCGGCAACGTGTTATTTAAAATGGAAACAGCCTCCCAAACATTCATCAGTGATCCCTTCCTGCTTGCCCCTTCCCTTACGTTACATGCGGGATTTGATTGTACAGATTCTGCGCTTATTTACTGGAATAAAATTCCCGGCGCAGCTACTTACAGGGTATATGCATTGAACGGCCCGTATATGACCTTATATCGCGAAACACGCGATACTTTGATGGTGCTTTCCAAAGCAGCCATCAGCACGCATCATTTTGCTGTAAGTGCTGTGAATGGAACAGAAGGTCCACGGAGTACGGCCATAGACTATACCAACCAGGCCCTGCAATGTTACATCCTCTCCTTTACAGCAGACCTTACAGATGATAAACGCGTACAGTTACAATTGCAGCTGGGCAGCACTTACAAACTAAAGAGCATCTCCTGGGAAAGAGAGCAGGAGAGAATAGCAGGCAATACCACCAACAACAGCACAACATACACCTACATTGATGCCTCACCCATACAAGGCATTGTGTATTACCGGGCAAAACTGGAAACAACAGATGGGAAAGTGATGTATTCAGATGTGGTACCTGTACAGGTACTGACAAACGACAGGTACCTGCTGTTCCCTAATCCCGCAACAAATGTATTGAATGTACTCAGTCGTGATCTGGGGCAGCGAACGCTGCACATCATTGACGGGAATGGCCGGGTAGTGAAACAAACGCTGCTGGTGAACTTATTGCAGGACATTCCGCTGCATGGGCTGCCCGCAGGAAATTACTGGTGCGTGATCTATGGATCAGGAAGGAAGGTATTCAGTGCAAAGTTCATTAAGCTATAACAAAAAGGGCGCCCTGTGCAGAGCGCCCTTTTTTATTCCAATAATATTCAATTACAGGTGAATTGCTTCGCCGTAAGCCACTTCAATGGCATCCTTTACAGATTCGCTCATGGTTGGATGCGGGTGAATGCTGTTCAGCACTTCCTGCCATGTAGTTTCCAGTGTGCGTGCTGTTACAGTTTGTTCGATCGCTTCTGTTACGTTA includes the following:
- a CDS encoding class I SAM-dependent methyltransferase, with product MSLINYQQCPVCGSEKISSKITARDYTVSKKSFDIWECAVCTGRFTQDVPDINNIGQYYQSSEYISHSETREGLINRLYHSVRKITMRSKQNWVKSASGVKQGSLLDIGSGTGAFLHYMKQLGWEVTGLEPDAGARQNAKEIYNVESSSVENLFTLAPAQFDCITMWHVLEHVHNLHGYIEQIRKLLKPGGALLIAVPNYTSTDARIYGQDWAAYDVPRHLYHFSPQSMDMLLHEHKIRIDQKHPMVFDAFYVSLLSEKNKHGGNGMIKGGWNGLRSYWKAWRHVEKCSSIVYECKAEEE
- a CDS encoding S8 family peptidase → MYFLLTLCIWAIIAPSATIAQSRRFVILSEDTSYQRGASSFYVVKFSAFPGESVLHRLQLVRSINALEHIVKQLPADTTVKVWRANNNWKASDALLNKLEALQPEDSIELMVQPHTVLRVAKKDWQTFIAQPSIQFADIPRSPTTEIMINTANATLNTITTLQQRIPALQGEGMRVSLKETLYDTLDLDLLQRYVPGSLAATVIAPHATIMATLIAGAGNSAPSGTGVAKKAQLASSDFKNLFPDAVPYFSQNNIALQNHSYGVGIENNYGLEAAAYDEQIFNTDTLLHVFSSGNIGVQTPNAGLYNGITGFANLSGTFKQAKNLLVIGGTDGDNNIPVASSKGPAFDGRVKPELVAYGEDGTSGAAALVSGVGLLLQEQYKLAFQHIPPASLLKAILINSADDIDHPGVDHSSGFGALNAWQAVNTITQQRFAAAHVTNGSVYTQTLNVPEAAYALKVTMCYTDPPATVNSARALINDLDLWVTDAAGNRYEPWILSTAPHLDSLRKNARTGRDSLNNVEQVYVALPAAGTYTIHVKGYNITTAIQKFHLAWQLTPLLSFDWEPPIAERLQWKTNITGKGNISYSLNNGVSWQPLTTDATVESGRFSWAAPNIFGNVLFKMETASQTFISDPFLLAPSLTLHAGFDCTDSALIYWNKIPGAATYRVYALNGPYMTLYRETRDTLMVLSKAAISTHHFAVSAVNGTEGPRSTAIDYTNQALQCYILSFTADLTDDKRVQLQLQLGSTYKLKSISWEREQERIAGNTTNNSTTYTYIDASPIQGIVYYRAKLETTDGKVMYSDVVPVQVLTNDRYLLFPNPATNVLNVLSRDLGQRTLHIIDGNGRVVKQTLLVNLLQDIPLHGLPAGNYWCVIYGSGRKVFSAKFIKL
- a CDS encoding M23 family metallopeptidase, producing MITYLLLGFTVGLAMLSIFLFYRATRQPLKDAVFTAALSVSMAVFIYLFGTWVFLSIYCKFAFGIIYLLLALLFLWKRQVKLRTGAVWYKVVLTILLGTASILYFTGTTGTPQTVELDFPLKKGRYFVLQGGKGLPTNIFHFSLRGAIYAMDIIKLNKDGTRGNHIFSKDLEDYAIYGDTIYSPCAGKVIRAYGGNPDNIPPNMQRGPKNTNMVLIETDSFYVFMGHLKKDGVFVQEGDTVVTGQPLGRVGNSGFSTEPHLHIQVHAKQQRAWYASTPLYIHFNGKGYLLNEVIREKNL
- a CDS encoding ThuA domain-containing protein → MKYLACIFFVFFSFQKEQPIPVLIIDGFSNHDWKQTSELTKRILEESGRFKVDIVTVVPDSAWEPSFKKYAVVIQNTNNVFNLALRWPRNAELALEDYVRKGGSLYVLHSGNNAFPHWEGYNKMIGIGWRSRTTGYAIEIDSNKHIVRIPPGEGEGTGHGSRFNAVVQVLDRHPVNKGYPARWKTASTEVYNYPRGPAENLTVLSFAYDSSATHKMWPVEWIVKYGKGHVYSSSMGHLWKGETYPLSYRCIGFQTTMIRVTEWLATGKVTYPVPANFPTADEISLRDEEDYPDKKPAN
- a CDS encoding acyl-CoA mutase large subunit family protein, translating into MEKKISTDSGIVIQPLYTNPVPMEEMPGSFPFTRGIHASMYRDKLWTMRQYAGFSTAEESNKRYHYLLSQGVMGLSVAFDLPTQIGYDSDHAMAEGEVGKVGVAIDSIEDMEILFSGIDLEKVSTSMTINATGFILLAFYIALAKKQGADLKQISGTIQNDILKEYAARGTFIYPPQPSMRLITDIFDYCSREVPKWNTISISGYHIREAGANAVQELAFTLSNGKAYLKAALEKGLDINVFAKRLSFFFNAHNHLFEEVAKFRAARNMWAHITKALGATDPKAQMLRFHTQTGGSTLTAQQPHNNIVRVAVQTLAATLGGTQSLHTNGYDEAISLPTEAAARIALRTQQIIGYESGIADTVDPLAGSFYVESLTKEVETKAWQLIEKIDAMGGSVSAIEQGFIQDEIARSAYQYQKEIENGEKVIVGVNKFVVQEEPDGDVFRIDDSIRKVQSEKLASLRARRDNEKAHALLTALEARALTTENLMPLVVEAVENFCTLGEIADALRKVWGEYRGI
- a CDS encoding M57 family metalloprotease, which encodes MKKQTRSILLCLFMMAGIVIASCQKEATKAEPAPSEIPRQVQDLIKSRGFSTENVRNYNGGYLIEGDIFLDKETLAAETSTPNLRIAEVEQYRTNNLVRNLPRVIKIKVVNLGNAFIQGTDLAISRYNALGLSLTFQRVTSGTANVTIQGFYEGPSGGFITLGYAGFPTSSGNPYNSISMNTHPQAYGSNPNVNYVGSVIQHELGHCIGFRHTDYMNRAYSCGSSGAGNEGAGSIGAVHIPGTPTGPDAGSWMLACSNGGNRTFNTNDKVALNYLY
- a CDS encoding DUF7935 family protein, translated to MPTTQELLFIFIIAGAVVLVIWTLKDLKKPGKSDSKPKSSSNPSNDQQSVILPLQLQAYERIVLFVERISPQSLISRINQPGFSVLDMQIGMVSSIKSEYDHNVSQQIYVTAAAWEAVKTVKEQTISIINQVALKLPPDANAIELNKQLLELFMAQKESPAEIAAEIINAEAKKLMQ
- a CDS encoding S46 family peptidase, translated to MRQLLGKYLLLPVLFFTHLSAHATEGMWLPQLLNRLNEKEMKGMGMKISAADIYSLNKGSLKDAIVSFGGFCTGEIISSQGLLLTNHHCGYDAIQKHSSLQDNYLDNGFWARNKQEELPNPGLTATFIVRIEDITQQALQGVTGSLNERERQSAIDKNLNTIRTNAKKESYQDLVIKPFFDGNQYFLFVTETYKDVRLVGAPPSSIGKFGADTDNWVWPRHTGDFSIFRIYAGKDNLPAEFSKDNVPLKPKHFLPISLDGIASNDFTMVFGFPGRTNEYLPSEAMKLTVEGQDPARVQMRDAALKVIDGFMRKDEQIKIQYAAKYASTANAWKKWIGEMQGVRQTGGIQRKLQQEARFRQLVQANPVYRATYGGLLDSLNNLYKEGAPATIARDYYTELLRSTELLGFANGLISLLQETRLKGEENYAQLRQQFLDKVKPQYQNYNNNVDREVAVALLDIYFKEVPSNKIGGEAYQIWMETNKDGRTTANKMYDQSALTSYDKLEAFLNKPFKSVSEEVWKDPATRLMIGLRNGYIDFINKPYDALQPEINRLQRQYMQAQMDVMKDKRFYPDANSTLRITYGKVNGYNPRDAVTYDISTTLDGVMEKYKPGDYEFDVPEKLRDLYAKKDYGQYGANGKMPVCFIASNHTTGGNSGSPALDAYGNLIGLNFDRTWEGTMSDINYDATICRNIMVDIRYVLFIVDKFAGAKHLIEELKLVHPKKGSVPLKKAS